From Pleurocapsa sp. PCC 7319:
CTCTTAGAAAAATCCGAACCAGAGAGTATTAGCACCAAAGTAATTCATGTATTTGACCGAGAAGGAGATATCGCGGAAGTCTTTGAACAAGTCAGTCAAACCGCAAATACAGGGTTAGTGGTAAGAGCAGCACATAATAGGGCATTATCAGAGTCAAACAGTTATTTATGGTCATGGCTCCCATCTCAATCTATCAAGATGGAAGTAGCAGTAGAATTAGCCAAAACCCCAAATCGAAAAGAGCGAACCGCTACTCTGGCAATTAGATATGCACCCATCAAACTTCGCAGTCCTGCCAGAATGAAAGAACCAGAATATTTTGAAGTTTATGGGGTTTATGCCGTAGAAATTGACCCCCCAGAAGGCTGTGAACCCGTAGAATGGATGATCTTGACCTCCGAACCCGTTACCAATGGGGAACAAGCACAAACCATTTTACGATGGTATACTTACCGTTGGCGAATTGAAGAATATCATAAAATTCTCAAGTCAGGGTGTAAAGCGGAAAGCTATCGTCTATCTGGAGATAGTATGCAAGTTTTACTGGGATTTTTAACGAATATCGCTGCACAATTGTTAAAAATGACCTATGTTCATCGAACCAAACCAGATGCACCTGCATCTTCAATTTTAAATCAGGTACAAATTGAGGTTTTAGCTGCCAAATTTGGAAAATCAGTCACCGCAGTAGATTTAACGGTAGCTTGGGCGATACAAGCTGTAGCTCGTTTGGGCGGTTACTTGAGTCATCGCCGAAAGAGTAATATTGGCATCACGGTGTTATGGCGTGGCTTTTTAGAGCTGCAATCTTTATGTGAAGGATGGCAATTACGCTCCCCTGGTTGAAGTTTAGAAGCGAGTTGATTGTAACTTTGGAGAGGACTAGAATGAGAATATAGTTGGCGAACTTTGTTACACAACTATATCCGATTATTTCTGAGCTGAACTATGGCTAATGCCCGTCAACAGAAGGATCTAGCCACTCGTCTAGATGAACTTAAACATCTTATTAAACAACTCCAACAAGATATTCAAGACATAAGGGACGAAGGTGAAATTGCTCCGTCTGGTTGTTGGATTGTGCGCTACCAAGCTAAAGGAAAAAAGGGTGGTCGTTATTGGTATTACAAATGGATGTCCCATGAGCCGATTTTTGTCACCAAAAATGGCAATCCTTCTCGTCATCAATATTTAGGTATAGTCATTCTAAATAATTTCCGTATGATTTAACGATGTCATCCAAGGAAGTACCAGGAGCGGAATAAATACGTCTTTTTTTGAGGATGCCCTAAAGGATTAGCTTCGCGTCGCAAAGTCTTGTTCGATACGATTAAAATCAGGTGAATAGGGTGGTAAAAACAAAACTTTGTGACCCGCTTGTTCGGCAATGCGAAACACATCATCCTTGCGATGAAATGCCGCATTATCAAGAATTAGAGTGGAGTTTGGTTTCAATTCGGGAATTAGATGCTCTTCGAGCCATTGATTAAACCATAAAGCACCATTTACTTCCTTTAAAAAGAACTGGTGCTAACAACTCTTTGCCTCTTTTGCCAGCTATCAGACTTGTTCTTGTTCCTCTTTTACCATTGCGATTGGCGAAGCCACTGCCCTTCGGGCAATCGCCGTAAGTTTTTTGTCCTCGTTTTGACCAGCCATAAGGACGATAGACATATTCTTCAAAGCCTGATTCATCCAAGTAAACTAAATTGCTTGATCCGTCAAGAATGACAATTTTACGTAAATTTCTCAGAAAGCTGATTCGCTCACTATGCTTACGTTCAGTGTATTTCAGCGTTTTTTTTACGAGTTAACTTCATTTGCTTCTGGGCATACCCAATAGCACTCGTATGCACTCCAAAATATTGCGCCCTTTCTCTTAACAAAGCATCTGGATTTTCTTGAATATGTTGGGCAATTGCTAGAGAGTCTAGTTTTCGCTTTCTTCCAAGTTGTGGTGCTGGAGTCAAATTCTTTCTTCGACACCAATCATTCACACACCATAGACTTACCTCATATCTTCTTGATGCTTCGGCTTTGGAGCCTCCAGCCGCTACAAAGTCCACTACCCGCTTTCGCAAATCTACACTATAAGTCATCTAACCTGATTGATTTCTCATCTAGCTTATATTATTTCATATGTTTCCTATTTAGAATGACTATAAAGCTGGAAGTCAAGCTTATTTGAAAGCGGTTGAAGCTCTATCACGTCCTGGTTCTAACGGATTTTGTGGATCAACCACTTTGAAGGGTTTGGCGACCGTTCATCGAGCTAGCAATCAACAAATTGTGAAGCCAATTGTGATGATAGCTAAAACCATTGAGATCGCTAAACGGCGATATCCGTGACGAGCATTTTGAGCGAGTTCTAGCTGCGTAGGGATGGAAATTCCAGATCAGTGCCATCGAACGTAGATATAATCTTGCCGACTCCTTGTCACCATGAAAGTATTGCATAGTGTAGAGTAAACGGTCTTGGTGATTCATCAACCGGTCTACCATATTGCTAGTGCGATGAGCTTGGGGAAATTGATAAGCGACTGTGAATTGAGCAGCACGACGGCATAATTGACGCATCTTGCTTAAAGTGCGTTTCCGTCTGATATGTTTTTTGCTCCAAATCAAAGCTAATCGTATTCCTTGCAAGAATTTAGCAGCAGTAGAGGATTTATAAGCTTTCCAGAGCAGAGCTTTGAGCTTGTTTCTTAAATTGCGATAACTGGGGCTTCCTTTCTGCACTTTTAGCACCGCGTGCAAAAAGCACAGTACCAAAGTCACCGTGGGAAATAGATTAAGCCAAGCCTGTTTAGTTCCGTCCCAAGCATCTGTATTGACTGTCACTGGGGTATAATTGGGGTCGAGAAGACGAGCTTCGGTTTGAAATTCTGCGTATCCTTTAGTTAAAGCTGGCGCACTAGCTGATTCGGTCAAGCTAACTCCCAAAATACAGCCAGATGCTACGGTAGTAGGAAGATAAACTCGTGAACCCCCTAACCAAGTATGTTTTTCATCCGCTACCAGATGTGGAGGCAGTTTTTGAGCGTCTTTGATTGTCGTTCCCACAATCGAGGCTCGACCTAAAGACAGGTAAATACGATACCAGTACATGGCATTACGACCGAAAACATAACTTAAAGCGTCAAAAGGCACACCAAATTGTCTTAAATACATTGGTTTGTCTATTTCGTCGGTTTTTCCTACCATATAAGGCATAATGAAGTCAGGACGCAATTGATAGACCTGCTGATTAGCTTTGAGCTTAATGCGGCGCATTGACAGTTCCTGTTTGCTGGAGACCACCCAATCATGAAAGCTGAACCCTGCTTCCATTTCTCTGGGAAAAATTTCAGGATACTTGGCATAAAGTTGCAGCAAATAGGCTCTATAATTGTGATTATTGGCGATTAGTTGTTGATATTGTTCTTCACTGCTAACGGGTAAACAAATACTTTTATCTCCTCTGATAGAAACTGCCATGCTTGAATTTTTACTGAAAATCAATTGATTGTTTGTTGACTTTATCTCAATTTGATTTCTTTTGTGCTTCAAGCCCCATTATCCTGAGTATTTCTACTACCCACAAAATCCGTTAGAACCAGAACGAGTTTTGGTAGATTCAGGACACGTTACTCAAAACAATTTAGCAGAAATTAAACGCCGAAAAATCAAATTAAGTATCGATGATTTTGGTACAGGCTATTCTTCTCTCAGTTATTTACGTCGATTACCAATAGATAATCTGAAAATAGACCGTTCTTTTGTTGATAGTATTAATTCGGATCCAGAAAGCTTCGAGATTGTTAAGACTATTATTACCTTGGCACATACTTTGGGAATGGATGCAATCGCTGAAGGGGTCGAAAATATCGCCCAGGTTGAACGTCTCAAAAGTCTGGGTTGTGAATTCGTGCAAGGATACTTATTTGCTGAACCTCTAGAACCAGATGCGATCGAGTCTATTTTAAGTAAATATGAGTTAAAAGTTCGGAATTAGGGGTTCGGAATTCGGAATTCGGAGTTCGGGGTTCGGAGTTCGGAGTATTCGCTACGCCAGAAGCTACCCTAAAGGACTAGCTATCGCGTCGCGCAACGGAGTTATAGGTTATAGATTGGTTCGGAGTTGAATTTTTTCAAACTATGATCACGGGAATTTTAGTGGCTTGCAAAACTGCTTGGGATACGGAAGTAGTCAATAATTCTTGTGATAACTGATTTTGAGATTTGCCTAAAACAATTTCCGTAGCTTGACACTCTTGAGCTAATCGTACAATTTCCTCTGATACTAAACCTGTAGTAGTTACAAACTGATGAGGAATATCTAACAGCAATTTGTTAGTCAGTAGCTCCAACTTTTGCAGTTCTGATTCTGAAATATTATCAGCAACGTGGATAATCATAGCTTTGCCATTGGTTCTCCGAGCTAAGTCGGCAACTTTGGTTAAGACAGAAATCGCCATCGAGGAAGTATTGATCGCACCTAAGATAACAGTACGAAATGTAACGGTCGTTTTTGTAGGATCTACCGCATCTTGAGTTAAGAGTTTGGGGGCAAATGTGGGAATTGCCCAAGCACCAAGGGGAGCCGTAATTAGAATTGATAAAGCAGCGATCGCTAGAATTATATCTCCTCCTGGTATACCCAAACTAAGTGGAATTGCTCCAATAGCTGCCTGTACCGTTGCTTTAGCTGAGTTTCCTGGTAATAAAAATAATTTCTCGCGCCAAGTCCAATTACTTCCTAGAGTGGATAAATACCAACCAATTGTACGACCAAAAATCAAGCCAATTACGAGTAAGATAATTCCTGAGAACAAGACATCACCTAATACTTCTAACTGAATAGATGCTCCCATCAGTACAAATAATAATATCTCTGCCACAATCCACAAATAGTTAAATTCCTGACGTAATCTGCGAGCTAGGGGGGGACTAAATTCAATTAGAAAAAAGCCCATCGCCATCACTGCTAAGTAACCAGAAAAATAGGGAAGTTGGTTAGCTAAAACAACTAGTAGTAAAGCCAGACTAGCGGTAATTAAGGTTTCCTGTACGGGATTTTGGCACCAATGTTGTTTAATGACGCAGAAAACAATTAATTTTGCCGTTAAATAACCAATTATTACTCCAAAAATAATTTGGGTGATTACCTGTATTGGCATTAGCCATAAAGCATTAGAGGCGATACTCCCTTGAGCTAAAAAATTCAAGACCAGACTGAAAACCAATAGTACCAGCACATCTGATAAAGCACTACCGGTTAATATTGCGTCGGCTATTCCCTTGGAAACCCCCCAACCTAAACTTTTGAGCCGTAACATTCCCGGGACAATTACCGCAGGAGATTCCGCACTGACTACACAGCCTAAGAGTAAACCTGTTAAGAAATCAAACTGAAATAGCCAGATGGAAACAAAGGATATAGCGATCGCTTCTGTCATAGCGGGTAGAAAACCCAATCGCAAAGCCACACTGCCCTGTCTAACTAATTTTTCCCGATCTAGTCCCAAACCTGCTCGCATTAAGATAACCATGACTGCCATAGTTCTCAAATCATCAGCTAGATTCAAAGCACTCTCGGAAATTAAATTACTAACTTGCGAGCCAAGCAATATTCCTACAATCATCATTCCCAGTAATGAGGGAGCGCCGACTTTACTGGCTAATTGACCACCAAGGAATCCCAATAAAAGGATCAAGATCATGCTGAGTAGTAAGCTGTTAGGCATTTGATTTGTTGACTAACGATACGCCCAATATTACTAAACTACCGCCTAGCAACAAGATATAAGACAAGGATTCTTGTAAAAAAAGAACACTAAAGATGATGGCAAATACGGGTACTAAATTAATAAAAATAGCAGCTTTAGCAGCACTGATCGCTTTAATTCCATCGTAGTACCAGTTAAATGCAACTACAGTCCCTAAAACACCTAAATAAGCTAAACTAACCCCTGTCAATAAGTTGATATTTGGTAGCTGATTTTTTTGTTCCCCTATAGCTAAAGGTAATAACAAAATCGTACCGCTCCAAATTGCATAGGTAGTAGTAGTTAAAGCAGACAATTCTTGCATTGCTAGTTTTCCTAAAAGAGAATAAATTACCCAGCTGACAACGCAACCCAAAATAGACAACTCACCTTTGCCAACTCCATGAGCAATCAAGCTACTAATATTTCCCTCAGTAATTACCAATGCTGCTCCTAAGAACGAGATGAAAATTCCAATTATCTTTAAGGAAGTAAGCTTCTCTTGAAAAAAAATCCGAGAGCTGATGGTAATAGCCACTGGATTTAAGGCAATAATCAATCCCGCACGACTGGCAGAAATTTCTTTCAAGCCGACAAAGAAAAAAATATTATAAGCAAGAACTCCGCTCAAGCCTAATAAGATAACTAGGAGGACTTGTCGAAATGTTAATCGGGGTAGTTTATTCTGTCCTGGGAATGTTAACAATCCAAGACAAACAGAAGCGATCGCAAAACGACTAAAAGATGCAGTGAAAGGGTTTATAGTTTGAGAAACTACTCTCCCTGCTACGAACGTTCCGCCCCAAATTGCCATGGTGAGAACTAATTTGACGTAGAGTATTGGAGAATTCTGCATGAAAAAGACGGTGGTGATTAGTATTGATAAGCAAAACTCACACACTCAAATTTACCAAGGTCTAGAAAAAAGGAAAAAAATTACTTGGAAAATTTTTGGGAACTATAAAGATCGCTGGATCTGCTCTAACTTTTTGGGTGTTCAAGATGCAAAAACTAGTATTCAAACCGCTTTTTTCCCTCATTTTTTTGGCAGCATAGATTCTACCGGAATTTAACTTGATTTAGTCAGCTCTGCTTCAATTTTTTGCACAATCGAGGCAATTCTACGGGATTTATCTTCGGACAGTAGAGGTTCTAAAATTTCAAAGAAAAATTTGATTAACAACGGACTTGCTTCATATTCCATTGCAATTTCAGCATAGCAAGCCATAATTGAGCTAGCAATTAAAGTGCGATCTTGTTCACGATAAGATTGTAGTTTTTCGTTTAGCCAGTCAGATACTTTGTCTTTGTAGCGATCGTAATGCTCAATGATTGATTCAGCCGAAGCAATTTGCTTGAGTTCCGTCTCAAATTGACTCGACAAAGCATTAACAATTAAATCAACGTGCTTTTGCTTTTGACTGGGACTGTTCAACAGAGGAGTATTACCATAGGTAGAATCTAATCTTTTGCGTCGTTTGGCTTCACCCATAATTTTCCTCAATATGATATTCATTGCCAATTATCTCTAATTTTCGATCCAGCTAAACAAATTTGATACTAAAACTAGCTTTCTAACTAGCGATTGCTTGGAGCTTATCAGCAAATCCGATTGCATAGTTGATCATTAAAAAATTCATGTTTCAAATCAGCAACGCCGAAATTAATTTTTTAGTTTATTTTTTCAGATGTAATCATTTAACAAAGCTAGATTTGGCAGCGCTTTTTAACCCAACAACCATGCAAAATAAAACAAAAGGTAATGCAATTAGTGCATGTCAAAGATTATTTCGTATCTAGATATACAAAATATCTAAATAAATCTACTTAGTCTTATGAAATAAGAGCAAACACAGAATTGGGACCAAATCTAACTGCGTTGAATCTCCATAACCACTAAGTTTTAGATTTATGACTATTGAAGCCGATACAAAAATCAAACTCAACAAACTAGAGAAAGCAAAAGCAGCCAAGGATGGTCTAGATGTTAAAAACGAACTAGAACATTTCGCCCAAATTGGCTGGGAAGCAGTTGATAAAACCGATTTAGAAATGCGTCTTAAGTGGTTAGGGGTTTTTTATCGTCCAGTAACCCCTGGTCAGTTTATGGTCCGAATGCGAGTTCCCAATGGAGTTGTTACTAGCGAACAAATGCAGGTTTTGGCTAGTGCGATCCAACGCTACGGAGAAGAAGGAACAGCAGATATTACTACACGTCAGAACATTCAATTGAGAGGTGTTCGCCTAGAAGACATTCCTGATATTTTTCGCCAGTTTAAAGCAGTAGGACTGACCAGTATTCAGTCAGGCATGGACAATGTTCGCAATCTAACAGGTTCTCCTGTAGCGGGCATCGATCCTGATGAATTGATTGACACTCGGGAAATGATGAAGAAGGTTCAAGACATGATTACCAATAACAGTGAAGGTAATTATGCTTTTACTAATCTTCCCCGCAAATTTAATATTGCGATCGAGGGAGCCAGAGACAATTCTATTCACGCTGAATTGAACGACCTGGCATTTGTTCCTGCATATAAAGACGGCGTTTTGGGTTTTAATGTCTTAGTCGGTGGTTATCTATCAGCTCAACGCTGTGCGGAATCAATTCCTTTAGGAGTTTGGATACCTGCTAACGATGAAGATGTGGTTGAGCTTTCTCGGGCTGTTCTTACCGTTTATACCGTAAATGGAGGTAAGGAAGGATTGAGAGCTAGTCGCCCTAAAGCTCGTATGATGTGGTTAATCGAGACTTGGGGGCTGGAAAAATTCCGAGCGGAAGTAGAGCAAGAATTTGGCAAAACTTTAGCCTCTGCTGCACCAAAAGATGAAATTACTCAAGATAAGAAAGATCATTTGGGGATACATCCCCAGAAGCAGGCAGGCTACAGTTATGTTGGTTTGCACGTTCCCATGGGGCGTTTAACTGCTGACTCCATGTTTGACCTAGCTAGATTAGCAGAAGTTTATGGTAACGGGGAAATTCGTCTTACAGTAGAGCAAAACGCAATTATTCCTCATATCGCTAATGAAAATATCGACACTTTTCTCAGTGAACCATTATTAGAGAAATTTACCATTAACCCCAGCACTCTTTCTCGCTCAGTTATTTCCTGTACGGGAGCCCAGTATTGCAATTTTGCTTTGATTGAAACCAAACAAAGAGCCTGGCAATTAGCTCAAGAATTAGATCGAGAATTAGATATTCCCAACCGAGTTCGCCTTCATTGGACAGGATGTCCTAATTCCTGTGGGCAGCCTCAAGCAGGAGATATTGGCTTAATGGGGACCAAGGTTCGTAAAGATGGTCAAGCTGTAGAAGGAGCGAAAGTATTTACTGGTGGTAAAGTTGGTCAGAATGCTGAATTAGGAACTTTGATCAATAAAGGTGTTGCTTGTGATGATCTCAAAGTAACATTGCGTAATTTATTAATTGAAGAATTCGATGCCAAATTAAAAGAGGGAGTGGTTATTGAAGAGTCTATTCCCACGGAAGAAACTCCTCCATCAGATACTCAAGAGTCAGCAGCAGATTCTGCTAAGACTACTAAGATATTCTTCGCTAATTCCTGGAAAGAAGCTGTTTGTTCTGAGCCAGAATATATTTTGGATGCAGCCGAAAAAGTAGATATAGAAATTGAGAATAGCTGTCGTGCAGGGACTTGTGGTACTTGCGTTGCCAACATTCTCAAAGGAGAAGTAACTTACGAAGAAGATTATGATGCCCTGAGTGATTTAGAACCAGGACAAATTTTAACCTGTTGCTCTAAACCTGTTAGTTCAGTAGTCATTGATGCCTAATAGATAGGTGTGAGCAAGCTTAAGTATTTGTTGTTAAAGCTTAATTGGTAATTGTCTATTGTTTTCTCTTCTTCTACAGGTTTTTAATACCAAATTGAATAGCTTTGACTACACATTGATCGTAAGGGCGCATTGCCATGCGCCCCTACACAAACGATCTGTTGTCTTTTAAATTTAAAACGGTATAGCTGCCTTGTATTACATTGTGACGTACGAAGGTGAGATGCAAACTAGTAACGTGACGGCGATCAGCTTTGCTGGTGCGCGGAGCGCAATCGCCTCTTTTATTCATCAGTATGACGACAATCAACCTAGCAGAACTATTTGAGACTGAAGACATTAAAGCTTTTTACAATCAATGTGGTTATGAAGGTGGTCTGAACGAAGAAGATCTGATACTGATTGCTCAATTAGAAGGAAAAATTATTGGTGCAGTACGTTTGTGTCCAGATAATGGTTTTGTTGTGTTGCGAGGAATGCAGATTCTAGCTTCATTTCAGAGTCAAGGTGTTGGTACACAATTACTTCAGGCGTGCGCAGAGCAACTTGCGGATCGAGTTTGTTATTGTATTCCGTGGCAACACCTGCGATCGTTCTATCAGCAAATAGGATTCCAAGAAGTATTGCCAGTTGAGGTTCCGGTCTTGTTAAAAGAGCGATTCGATAACTATATTTCTAGGGGAATGAACGTCATTCTAATGGGTCGATTCCCAGCCATATATAGTCATTCCAAATAAAAACTATACGATTGTGTAAGGGCGAATTGCAATTCGCCCCTACGATAATTATCTGTTTTAACGAAATCTCCTATCATGCGGAAACTAATTGAAATGACTATAATACATAGTTATTCATATGCCTTTGCTCTAGCAGAAAATGGGTATCGTATTCTTGCTGTTGAGCCATCAGCAACGATGAGAAGTTAGGCGATCGCTCATCTTGGCATTCATTGACATACTCTACAACCAAGCTATCGCTATGGTTGCAGAATCTCGAAGGTAGAAGATTCTACGGACACACCAATTACGGTGTCATGCTGGCACTGTCAAGGCAACCCTACTCTCTCATCCCAAGGGACATGGATTAATGCTTTTGGAGAAAAACTACCCTTGCTAGATCAATCGGCTGATGTAGCGATTTTCTAGACTTTTTGCCAATCAACGTAGGGCAAGTTAGCCGCAGTAGTTTTAATATTGGCAATATTGTCCAATAATTGTCCGCAATTATCCCAAGTCCCCCGAAGAAACATCTGTCGTGAACCTTCGTTCATTTGTACTGCCACCGATAAATCATTGCTTGTAACTTGCATAGATTCTAAATCAACTAAAACCTCTGCTTGAGGATTCTCTTGAATTAATTTTTGTAGTTGCTTAATTTCTGAGGGAGAAGCAATTACACAGGGAACACCGATCGCCACACAGTTACCAAAAAAGATCTCAGCAAAACTTTCACCGACAATTGCTTGAATACCCCATTTAGCTAGTGCTTGGGGAGCGTGTTCACGAGATGAACCACAGCCAAAGTTATTATTTACAACTAAGACACTAGCATCTTGATATTGAGGGAAATCAAAAGGATGTTGACCATCGGCTTGAGCGCGATCATCCTCAAAAGCATGTTCCCCTAAACCATCAAAAGTGACACAACGGAGATAGCGGGCAGGAATTATGCGATCCGTATCGATATCATCTCCCGTGACGGCGATCGCCTTACCTGATATTGCTTTAACTTGGCTCATGGTTCGATAACTCTTTTTAAAAAAATTATTAATTTAATCACGAACCTGATTCTAACCTTTGTTGCCACTCTCGATCTATCTGATCGCTATTTTTTAGATTTTGATCCAGGAGCTCCTCTTCAGTAGTGTAGGTAATATCGCGATCGCCAATTACTTTTTGTTGAGCAAACTGACTGGCATAGACAATCTTGTTACGCAGAGATGAATCGGGTTGCTTTAGGGCGATCGCTCTAGTACTACGTGCTTGATTACGCTCAACAATTTTGGGATTACGTCCTTGAATCCAGAAATAACGCACCAGAGGAATAAATAGAAATAGAATTCCATAAACTAATAGTAGCCAGTGAATTGAAGCAACAAATGCCACTATTCCCCCCAATTGAGCAGCAATTGTGCCATCTCTCAACAGAGATCCTAGGACAAAGGCCAGAATAATATTAACCGCACCTAAACCAACAGCCATCGTAATTTGACTGCTATCAGCTTGACTAAAACGCCATAGCTTTTCTTGAAGATAACTAGCAGGAGAAATGGTGTTTGCTTGTCTGTGGTTTGCCATTACCTGAAGTTCAGGAAAATAGTAAATAATTTCTCCTTGGGGAGAAACTTCAGGATAACCATTAAAGCGGCTGAGAACTGGCAACATATAATCTTCGTATTGATCTGTCTCATCTACATAGGGAGCAATTTGTTCCCCTACCACTGCTCCTTTATGGCGGCGAATTACTGCTCCTATAGCTTGCCAACGGTACTCTTCTAAATCTGCGTTGGGATTGCCATCACCAAATAAGAAGGAATAGACTGCTTCCAAAAAATTCATTTGGTAATTCCCCCTAGTCTCTCTCCTGCGTTGAAGCCGACGATGATTATAACCAGGATCGAACAACCAAAATATATCACCTATCCAGAAGCGAGGGATAAAAAATCCACCTCCACCATAGCTGCGATTGCTTCCGCCTTCTCTTTCATCATTACTAGAATTTATAGCAATAAAAATTGCGATAATTGCTACTAACATTAGTAAAATCGAAGCAATCAAAATAACCCCAAAAGAAATTCTAATCAGATAAAATAAAACTCGCCAGATTTTCTCCCAAGTTTGTTGCCAGCGCAGTTGCCAATACTTATTACGCAGGATGGAACGAAAGTTTTTGGGAAACAAGTAAACCACATCTCCCGACTCTGCAACCTGAAGATGTCCACCCGCTTCGCTTGCCAGTGCTAATAACCCCTGTTGAGCAAAGTTTAATTCTAGCCCTGCCTGTGCTGCTACGTCACCGACGGTGACACGATAATCTAGTTTTTCGATTGACTTAACAATTTGGGGATTGGGAGTCATTATCTGCAATGGGGATGGGATATTTATTTAGTTCTATTTTATCGTTTTCTTTTTTAACTTTAACTCCTTTAACTTTGGGACTAAGTAAAGCGGCAGAGCCGCAGCTATAAGCTGTAAGCTGTAAGCCAATTATAAGAGGCTTTAACCTCTCCTAATTGTAGACCACCAAACTTCGTTTGCTGGGGGCATTAAACCCGATAGCTATAAGCTGTTAGCCGTTTACAAAGCGTAAACTTTAGAGCTTAAAGCTTAAGGCTTAGAGCTTATAGCTTTTTAAGGTAAACAGTCACCGGGACTATTCCCAGAGTATGCTAGTCAACATCAAATATAATTAGAATTTTCCTAAATTTAACCAAATATGTCTTAACAAAAACTCATAAAGTAACTGACTAAATTTGTTAGGGTTAGATGCGAGTAAAATTACTCAGATTATTAACGGTTTCGGTAAGTGGATTTGAGCAATGATCAATGCTAAACAACAAAGTCAGCGCGATCAAGAAGCCTCTGCTGTTAGTCAGCATGAATTTCGTCGTAGCCATCTGATCTTGTTTATCTTGGTTTCTTTATTAGTTCATAGCTTAGGATTGTTTATTTTTGATATCTATAAACGTGTTCAACCTGTTACCAAAGATAAAAATGAAAGTAAACCAATTGAGTTTATAGTTGTTCCTCCTGAAGAATCTACCGAACAACCACCGCCAGAAACTCAGAAACGAGCTACAGAAAATTCAGTTGCCAAACAAAGCATTAAGCCAGAGAAAACGGCTGCATCTGAAGAAATTGGTGACGAAAATTCCCCCAACCCAACTCAGGCAAGTTCAACATCAATACCGCCAGAAGTTCCTACTCAAGCTCCCAAAATAGTTACACCTTCTCCCCCAACTTCCCCGCCTCCTCAGCTACTCAAACCTCCTAAACCAACCCCAGAACCAAGTAAGATAGCCACATCTTCTCCTATAAACCCTACAGTTTCTAAACCAGTAAAACCTGCTGAACCAATTTCAGAATTACCTCAAATAGCTCCCCTATCTCCAACACCTCAAACACTTGATAAACCGATCAAACCTCTTAAACCTAACCCAGATACTCAACCTAAAACTGAATTACCTAAATCTACTCCTGAAAATCAGCCTTCTCTGCTAACAGGGTCTGATTCAGGTGCACCAGCATCAAAACCAGAACCCACCCCCTCTAAACAACCGACTAAACCATTAGCGACCCTTCCTCCAGTACTTCCCAAACCGACTAAACCTTCTAAGCCGCTCCC
This genomic window contains:
- a CDS encoding energy transducer TonB, translating into MINAKQQSQRDQEASAVSQHEFRRSHLILFILVSLLVHSLGLFIFDIYKRVQPVTKDKNESKPIEFIVVPPEESTEQPPPETQKRATENSVAKQSIKPEKTAASEEIGDENSPNPTQASSTSIPPEVPTQAPKIVTPSPPTSPPPQLLKPPKPTPEPSKIATSSPINPTVSKPVKPAEPISELPQIAPLSPTPQTLDKPIKPLKPNPDTQPKTELPKSTPENQPSLLTGSDSGAPASKPEPTPSKQPTKPLATLPPVLPKPTKPSKPLPEVQPQTEPTKSPPENQPSERTDLDSTAPESKPEPAPTSQPNQPEENSQVATRLPAKIQPSEPIPESNQAPPPQTSTSTEQANPSNSDAASLLGGDYKRTIANGGGDAFFSPEALTHKSVLNPSQLNALKDIDLSEYFAEIKRRVKRNWQPSFAVEEYTTFLTFAIEQNGQITGLRVTKSSGSQRVDRESLEAVQNAAPFDPLPAGFPLEDLEVEFSFNIYIY
- a CDS encoding GNAT family N-acetyltransferase — its product is MTTINLAELFETEDIKAFYNQCGYEGGLNEEDLILIAQLEGKIIGAVRLCPDNGFVVLRGMQILASFQSQGVGTQLLQACAEQLADRVCYCIPWQHLRSFYQQIGFQEVLPVEVPVLLKERFDNYISRGMNVILMGRFPAIYSHSK
- the leuD gene encoding 3-isopropylmalate dehydratase small subunit, translated to MSQVKAISGKAIAVTGDDIDTDRIIPARYLRCVTFDGLGEHAFEDDRAQADGQHPFDFPQYQDASVLVVNNNFGCGSSREHAPQALAKWGIQAIVGESFAEIFFGNCVAIGVPCVIASPSEIKQLQKLIQENPQAEVLVDLESMQVTSNDLSVAVQMNEGSRQMFLRGTWDNCGQLLDNIANIKTTAANLPYVDWQKV